One region of Zingiber officinale cultivar Zhangliang chromosome 7B, Zo_v1.1, whole genome shotgun sequence genomic DNA includes:
- the LOC122005669 gene encoding uncharacterized protein LOC122005669 isoform X1, translating to MKDSIFSSKGLALASISVVGGYGGDGAGTGFLIHRNLLLTTHACLPSTAVAEETEIQLFRGCTVGRLVPQSYLHRVGRTARAGREGYAVTFLTDDDRSLLKAIVELFGTTCNLQDVV from the exons ATGAAGGACAGCATATTCTCGTCCAAAGGCCTCGCGCTCGCGTCCATCTCCGTCGTCGGAGGCTACGGCGGCGACGGCGCAGGCACTGGTTTCCTCATCCATCGTAACCTCCTCCTCACAACGCATGCCTGTCTCCCTTCTACTGCGGTGGCTGAGGAGACCGAGATCCAACTCTTCCGTGGCTGCACTGTTGGCCGCCTCGTCCCTCAGAG TTATCTTCATCGTGTTGGTCGTACTGCTCGAGCTGGGCGCGAAGGATATGCTGTTACATTTCTCACAGATGATGATAGATCTCTATTAAAGGCcatt GTTGAGTTGTTTGGTACCACATGCAacttgcaggatgttgtttga
- the LOC122005669 gene encoding uncharacterized protein LOC122005669 isoform X3 produces MKDSIFSSKGLALASISVVGGYGGDGAGTGFLIHRNLLLTTHACLPSTAVAEETEIQLFRGCTVGRLVPQSYLHRVGRTARAGREGYAVTFLTDDDRSLLKAIDVV; encoded by the exons ATGAAGGACAGCATATTCTCGTCCAAAGGCCTCGCGCTCGCGTCCATCTCCGTCGTCGGAGGCTACGGCGGCGACGGCGCAGGCACTGGTTTCCTCATCCATCGTAACCTCCTCCTCACAACGCATGCCTGTCTCCCTTCTACTGCGGTGGCTGAGGAGACCGAGATCCAACTCTTCCGTGGCTGCACTGTTGGCCGCCTCGTCCCTCAGAG TTATCTTCATCGTGTTGGTCGTACTGCTCGAGCTGGGCGCGAAGGATATGCTGTTACATTTCTCACAGATGATGATAGATCTCTATTAAAGGCcatt gatgttgtttga
- the LOC122005669 gene encoding uncharacterized protein LOC122005669 isoform X2 — MKDSIFSSKGLALASISVVGGYGGDGAGTGFLIHRNLLLTTHACLPSTAVAEETEIQLFRGCTVGRLVPQSYLHRVGRTARAGREGYAVTFLTDDDRSLLKAIELKWGWTGLLY, encoded by the exons ATGAAGGACAGCATATTCTCGTCCAAAGGCCTCGCGCTCGCGTCCATCTCCGTCGTCGGAGGCTACGGCGGCGACGGCGCAGGCACTGGTTTCCTCATCCATCGTAACCTCCTCCTCACAACGCATGCCTGTCTCCCTTCTACTGCGGTGGCTGAGGAGACCGAGATCCAACTCTTCCGTGGCTGCACTGTTGGCCGCCTCGTCCCTCAGAG TTATCTTCATCGTGTTGGTCGTACTGCTCGAGCTGGGCGCGAAGGATATGCTGTTACATTTCTCACAGATGATGATAGATCTCTATTAAAGGCcatt GAGCTCAAGTGGGGATGGACTGGACTACTATACTGA
- the LOC122005670 gene encoding uncharacterized protein LOC122005670, whose product MELHKLADMLLRIQLSHGLMNYFACMLQVTFQISLYFHIQVNVPFTMSTEIYFSNITRRVRYVYRFVSPLWNSMIFFLLIERRLHLSMSLAYWQTAEGGR is encoded by the exons ATGGAATTGCACAAGCTAGCAGATATGCTACTGAGGATTCAATTAAGTCATGGCTTAATGAATTACTTTGCTTGCATGTTGCAAGTTACATTCCAAATATCACTAT ACTTCCACATCCAAGTGAATGTGCCCTTTACTATGTCAACTGAGATATACTTTTCTAATATCACAAGGAGAGTGAGATATGTTTATAG GTTTGTCTCTCCATTGTGGAATTCAATGATATTTTTTCTCCTCATAGAGAGAAGACTACACTTGAGCATGAGCCTAGCTT ACTGGCAAACTGCTGAAGGAGGCAGATAA